One stretch of Prunus persica cultivar Lovell chromosome G1, Prunus_persica_NCBIv2, whole genome shotgun sequence DNA includes these proteins:
- the LOC18792047 gene encoding mannose-6-phosphate isomerase 1 encodes MEPWDKNMKKKRKRSRRPVRLRCSVKNYDWGIVGRHSKVARLFALNSGSDIDPAKPYAEFWIGTHESGPSYADSGSEPVSLKAWIAQDPSVLGDKVVDKWGADLPFLFKVLSVGKALSIQAHPDKELARVLHKLYPNVYRDDNHKPEMALALTEFEALCGFISVKELKDMLSSVPEIAELVGVGNAERILLVNEQHENGKSKTDLESIFSRVMLLSKDTISEMISKLKRRLNLEKKKRQLTVKEQLALRLESQYPADVGAIAAFFLNYVKLNRGEAISLGPNEPHAYISGECIECMATSDNVVRAGLTSKPLDVQTLLSMLKYRQGSPEILQGVPLNPYTTRYLPPFEEFEIDCCNLPQSAAVIFPSVVGPSLFLFTAGKGHFDAGLPEDDMVKEGDDIVEEGEVFFVPANTKIIITAKSTELQLYRVGVNSKIYRDL; translated from the exons ATGGAGCCCTGGGACAAGaacatgaagaagaagaggaagcggAGCCGGAGGCCCGTCAGGCTCAGATGCTCCGTCAAGAATTACGATTGGGGCATTGTCGGCCGCCATTCCAAGGTCGCCAGGCTTTTCGCGCTCAATTCAGGGTCGGATATCGACCCCGCCAAGCCCTACGCCGAGTTCTGGATCGGGACGCATGAATCCGGGCCGTCGTATGCCGATTCCGGGTCGGAGCCCGTGAGCCTCAAGGCCTGGATCGCTCAGGATCCCAGTGTGCTTGGGGACAAGGTTGTTGACAAGTGGGGTGCTGATCTTCCCTTCTTGTTCAAG GTACTTTCGGTTGGGAAGGCTTTATCAATACAGGCTCATCCGGATAAAGAACTAGCTAGGGTGCTGCACAAGTTATACCCAAATGTTTACAGAGATGACAATCACAAGCCTGAAATGGCATTGGCATTGACAGAGTTTGAGGCTCTTTGCGGGTTTATTAGTGTCAAG GAGCTAAAAGACATGCTTAGTAGTGTTCCCGAGATTGCAGAGTTGGTTGGGGTTGGAAATGCAGAGAGAATTTTACTTGTTAATGAGCAGCATGAGAATGGGAAATCAAAAACGGATTTAGAGTCCATCTTCAGTCGAGTTATGTTACTAAGTAAAGATACAATTTCTGAGATGATATCTAAACTGAAAAGGCGTCTTAATCTAGAGAAAAAG AAAAGGCAATTGACGGTTAAAGAACAACTGGCACTCAGATTGGAGAGTCAATATCCAGCTGATGTGGGTGCAATAGCAGCATTTTTTCTTAACTATGTGAAGCTGAACCGTGGTGAAGCAATAAGTCTTGGGCCAAATGAGCCCCATGCATATATTTCTGGTGAATGCATTGAGTGTATGGCAACTTCTGACAATGTTGTTCGTGCCGGCCTTACCTCAAAACCACTGGATGTCCAAACGCTTCTTTCTATGCTTAAATACAGACag GGTTCTCCTGAGATTTTGCAAGGGGTTCCTTTGAATCCATACACAACAAGATATCTCCCACCTTTCGAAGAATTCGAAATTGATTGCTGTAATCTTCCTCAGTCTGCAGCGGTAATTTTTCCCTCAGTCGTAGGACCATCCCTTTTCCTATTCACTGCTGGGAAAGGACATTTTGATGCAGGTCTGCCCGAGGATGATATGGTGAAGGAGGGGGATGATATAGTCGAAGAGGGTGAGGTTTTCTTTGTGCCTGCCAACACGAAGATTATCATTACTGCCAAATCAACAGAACTGCAACTGTATAGGGTGGGGGTGAACAGCAAAATTTATAGGGATTTGTAG